The proteins below are encoded in one region of Triticum aestivum cultivar Chinese Spring chromosome 1B, IWGSC CS RefSeq v2.1, whole genome shotgun sequence:
- the LOC123086197 gene encoding histidine-containing phosphotransfer protein 2-like, translating to MAAAAIRAQINVLIATMFNTGLVDDAFLQLQRMREQGRVTPAYVVEVMNRFLNNAERIINDLIGLMNEPEVDFDKVDGLVQQLKLACSSVGAKRLNLCCVQHISPEAKNKEGYLAALGRVRFQFYDLRSMFKIIMELEQHLAACGPK from the exons ATGGCGGCCGCCGCGATAAGGGCCCAGATCAACGTACTCATCGCCACCATGTTCAACACG GGTCTGGTGGACGACGCTTTCTTGCAGCTGCAGAGGATGCGCGAGCAGGGCCGCGTAACTCCGGCCTACGTCGTTGAGGTCATGAACCGCTTCCTCAACAACGCCGAGAGGATCATCAACGACCTCATCGGCCTGAT GAACGAGCCCGAGGTGGACTTCGACAAGGTGGACGGCCTCGTGCAGCAGCTCAAGCTGGCCTGCAGCAG TGTTGGTGCTAAGAGATTGAACCTCTGCTGCGTGCAACACATCAGTCCTGAGGCAAAAAACAAAGAAGG GTACCTCGCGGCACTAGGTCGTGTCAGGTTTCAGTTCTACGATTTGCGCAGCATGTTCAAGATCATAATGGAG CTGGAGCAGCATCTTGCGGCATGTGGTCCTAAGTAG